In Archangium violaceum, the following are encoded in one genomic region:
- a CDS encoding alpha/beta fold hydrolase, whose amino-acid sequence MTPAPAPLVLLSLWLVLSGCALPAPESGQLLRSEPTPIAEALFQVRARHTDLVPVRVVFPSDDQGRPVRPSEGSRLPALVFLHGGFVAPEDYLWLAEALASRGFVVALPSHPLGLALSATDNGRFARELLTSPPEGSLLQGLVDPARIAVAGHSLGGVVASKLALDGDFAALALLASYPDSADAGRVPSLAVPSLSLAGELDCTAPLPRVSDEASRLPPPSVFAVLQGVTHYQFTVSDRKDVTGGCTPATPLDVAHERIAEVLSRFLLAALAGRGTGADDIRQVPGTEVTVP is encoded by the coding sequence ATGACGCCCGCCCCCGCGCCCCTCGTCCTGCTCTCCCTCTGGCTCGTCCTCTCCGGCTGCGCGCTCCCCGCGCCCGAGTCCGGCCAGCTGCTGCGCTCCGAGCCCACTCCCATCGCCGAGGCCCTCTTCCAGGTGCGCGCCCGCCACACGGACCTCGTCCCCGTGCGCGTGGTGTTCCCCTCGGATGACCAGGGCCGCCCCGTCCGGCCCTCGGAGGGCTCGCGGCTCCCCGCGCTCGTCTTCCTCCACGGCGGCTTCGTCGCCCCCGAGGACTACCTCTGGCTCGCCGAGGCCCTCGCCTCCCGCGGCTTCGTCGTCGCGCTCCCCTCCCACCCGCTCGGCCTCGCCCTGTCCGCCACCGACAATGGCCGCTTCGCCCGGGAGCTCCTCACCTCACCCCCCGAGGGCTCCCTCCTCCAGGGACTCGTGGACCCCGCCCGCATCGCCGTGGCCGGCCACTCGCTCGGCGGTGTCGTCGCCAGCAAGCTCGCGCTCGATGGGGACTTCGCCGCGCTCGCCCTCCTCGCCAGCTACCCCGATTCGGCCGACGCCGGGCGTGTCCCCTCGCTCGCGGTGCCCTCGCTCTCGCTGGCCGGGGAGCTCGACTGCACCGCCCCGCTCCCCCGAGTCAGCGACGAGGCCTCCCGTCTCCCTCCCCCCTCGGTGTTCGCCGTCCTCCAGGGCGTCACCCACTACCAGTTCACCGTCAGCGACCGGAAGGACGTGACGGGCGGGTGCACCCCCGCGACGCCGCTCGACGTCGCCCACGAGCGCATCGCCGAGGTGCTCTCGCGCTTCCTCCTCGCCGCCCTCGCGGGGCGGGGCACCGGCGCCGATGACATCCGCCAGGTGCCCGGCACGGAGGTGACCGTCCCATGA
- the yidC gene encoding membrane protein insertase YidC, whose product MNDLDPLSPNSADSQRRLLTALALAMVLTFAYTFFFAPKGTPPEAGAQDGGQVAAVSDGGTPAPSTGTAAAPPPPSGGESAGGPAVANADAAPPPPVRTLDARRESAHYTFSSQGAGLSSAVLQGEKMREQQHLSLADGYKLLFGGQVPPPPQMNLAQPMAGQPLPLAVSIDGPSALSADTRYAVSEDSGDGRVTFTARQGPWEVTKTLVWPKEGFELAYTVQVKNTSAQPLTGELSVHYNRAINPESEHAPSFFGGVGNLSYASCHVGEEKHKLGPDQSQPDPETLRGPVHFFGVDQQYFLSALYPLDGAQQGRCSLVGTPEARAVVASFPLTAGPGQTVTYRFGGYFGPKEPELLDVVPGQALRQSAGLTSVAANPQLGETVDYGWWAAIAKLLVTVMKFFHNLTGNWGVAIILLTVLVKTLLLPLTHRSMVSMEAMKKLQPRVEELRKKYADDRERQNMEMMKLYQEAKVNPLGGCLPMLIQMPVWFALFTALRNSYDIYQEPFFGPVWRDLTYKDPTYLLPLALGVSMIITQKLQPQMGDPTQAKIMTWFVPIIFSLTLLNYPAGLALYIFTNNILSIAQQYGLRKWLEKRGGGDGGLPAGTATATAGGKRK is encoded by the coding sequence ATGAACGATCTCGATCCGCTCTCGCCCAACTCGGCCGACTCGCAGCGGCGACTCCTGACAGCCCTCGCGCTCGCGATGGTGCTCACCTTCGCCTACACCTTCTTCTTCGCGCCCAAGGGGACTCCCCCCGAGGCCGGCGCCCAGGACGGAGGGCAGGTCGCGGCCGTCTCGGATGGGGGCACTCCCGCTCCCTCGACGGGCACCGCCGCCGCGCCGCCGCCGCCGTCCGGGGGTGAGTCCGCCGGGGGCCCCGCGGTGGCCAATGCCGACGCCGCGCCGCCTCCGCCGGTGCGCACCCTGGATGCCAGGCGCGAGTCGGCGCACTACACCTTCTCCTCGCAGGGCGCGGGCCTGTCCTCGGCCGTGCTCCAGGGCGAGAAGATGCGCGAGCAGCAGCACCTCTCGCTCGCCGACGGCTACAAGCTGCTCTTCGGCGGCCAGGTGCCTCCGCCGCCGCAGATGAACCTGGCGCAGCCCATGGCCGGCCAGCCCCTGCCGCTCGCCGTCTCCATCGACGGCCCCTCCGCCCTGTCGGCCGACACCCGCTACGCGGTGAGCGAGGACAGTGGCGATGGCCGCGTCACCTTCACCGCTCGCCAGGGGCCGTGGGAGGTGACGAAGACGCTCGTGTGGCCCAAGGAGGGCTTCGAGCTGGCCTACACCGTCCAGGTGAAGAACACCTCGGCGCAGCCTCTCACCGGCGAGCTGTCGGTGCACTACAACCGCGCCATCAACCCCGAGTCCGAGCACGCCCCCTCCTTCTTCGGCGGCGTGGGCAACCTCAGCTACGCCTCGTGCCACGTGGGCGAGGAGAAGCACAAGCTGGGGCCGGACCAGAGTCAGCCCGACCCCGAGACGCTGCGCGGCCCGGTGCACTTCTTCGGCGTCGACCAGCAGTACTTCCTCTCGGCGCTCTACCCGCTGGATGGCGCCCAGCAGGGCCGCTGCTCGCTGGTGGGCACCCCCGAGGCGCGCGCCGTCGTCGCCAGTTTCCCCCTCACCGCCGGCCCCGGACAGACGGTGACGTACCGCTTCGGCGGGTACTTCGGGCCCAAAGAGCCGGAGCTGCTCGACGTGGTGCCCGGCCAGGCCCTGCGCCAGAGCGCGGGCCTCACCAGCGTCGCCGCCAACCCGCAGCTCGGTGAGACGGTCGACTACGGCTGGTGGGCCGCCATCGCCAAGCTGCTCGTCACGGTGATGAAGTTCTTCCACAACCTCACCGGCAACTGGGGCGTGGCCATCATCCTCCTCACCGTGCTGGTGAAGACGCTGCTGCTGCCCCTCACCCATCGCTCCATGGTCAGCATGGAGGCCATGAAGAAGCTCCAGCCGCGCGTCGAGGAGCTGCGCAAGAAGTACGCGGACGACCGCGAGCGCCAGAACATGGAGATGATGAAGCTCTATCAGGAGGCCAAGGTGAACCCGCTCGGCGGCTGCCTCCCGATGCTCATCCAGATGCCCGTCTGGTTCGCCCTCTTCACCGCCCTGCGCAACAGCTACGACATCTACCAGGAGCCCTTCTTCGGCCCCGTCTGGCGCGACCTCACCTACAAGGATCCCACCTACCTGCTGCCGCTCGCCCTGGGCGTCAGCATGATCATCACCCAGAAGCTCCAGCCGCAGATGGGCGACCCCACCCAGGCGAAGATCATGACCTGGTTCGTCCCCATCATCTTCAGCCTCACGCTGCTCAACTACCCGGCCGGTCTCGCGCTCTACATCTTCACCAACAACATCCTCTCCATCGCCCAGCAGTACGGCCTGCGGAAGTGGTTGGAGAAGCGCGGCGGCGGTGACGGCGGGCTTCCGGCGGGCACGGCCACGGCCACCGCGGGAGGCAAGCGCAAGTGA
- a CDS encoding general secretion pathway protein GspE — protein MRTKKRLGEILLEMGAVDELQLQSALAYQRKWGVPLGQVVVDLRFCSVEQVLGALAQQTGVPAVTLDAEPLDASLAKLLPRRLAEMHRVVPLKLEGPRDTVLVVAIAAPASMHSLDAVRSVTRKLRVVPRLATDAAISRAIARLYPEEGETARRPEQEAISLPEADADMQLNQDCMAALTEGGHLEAEPLFAARTIVLPDLNPHQEALELPLLEPLDVEELAELLELTEQVEPEARDTEGAVLIYGWGAAAAAGLVKVLGEAGFAAGMASTQEVLAAHESAVVLAPLPSLEALERRPRAQLLVAGKVPEQDVLKAQALGARGFLAAPLDTDLMLRAVRRLVSTAEEAPRLLAVSGGAPGLMPSAHHLQVRLAG, from the coding sequence ATGAGGACGAAGAAGCGCCTGGGGGAAATCCTGTTGGAGATGGGGGCGGTGGACGAGCTGCAGTTGCAGTCGGCCCTGGCCTACCAACGCAAGTGGGGCGTGCCGTTGGGGCAGGTGGTGGTGGACCTGCGCTTCTGCTCGGTGGAGCAGGTGCTGGGAGCGCTGGCGCAGCAGACGGGGGTGCCGGCGGTGACGCTGGACGCGGAGCCGTTGGATGCGAGCCTGGCGAAGCTGTTGCCGCGGCGGCTGGCGGAGATGCACCGGGTGGTGCCGCTGAAGCTGGAGGGCCCGAGGGACACGGTGCTGGTGGTGGCGATCGCCGCGCCGGCGAGCATGCACTCGCTGGACGCGGTGCGAAGCGTGACGCGCAAGCTGCGCGTGGTGCCGAGGCTGGCGACGGACGCGGCCATCTCGCGAGCCATCGCGCGGCTGTACCCGGAGGAGGGCGAGACGGCGAGGCGGCCGGAGCAGGAGGCCATCTCGCTGCCGGAGGCGGACGCGGACATGCAGCTGAACCAGGACTGCATGGCGGCGCTGACGGAGGGAGGACACTTGGAGGCGGAGCCGCTCTTCGCGGCGCGCACCATCGTGCTGCCGGACCTGAACCCGCACCAGGAGGCGCTGGAGCTGCCGCTGCTGGAGCCGTTGGACGTGGAGGAGCTGGCGGAGCTGCTGGAGCTGACGGAGCAGGTGGAGCCGGAGGCGCGGGACACGGAGGGCGCGGTGCTCATCTACGGCTGGGGAGCGGCGGCGGCGGCGGGGCTGGTGAAGGTGCTGGGGGAGGCGGGCTTCGCGGCGGGGATGGCGAGCACGCAGGAGGTGCTGGCGGCGCACGAGAGCGCGGTGGTGCTGGCGCCGCTGCCCTCGCTGGAGGCGCTGGAGCGGCGGCCGAGGGCGCAGCTGCTGGTGGCGGGCAAGGTGCCGGAGCAGGACGTGTTGAAGGCGCAGGCGCTGGGGGCGCGAGGCTTCCTGGCGGCGCCGTTGGACACGGACCTGATGCTGAGGGCGGTGCGCCGGCTGGTGAGCACGGCGGAGGAGGCGCCCCGGCTGCTCGCGGTGAGCGGGGGCGCCCCGGGCCTCATGCCCTCAGCGCACCACCTCCAGGTGCGGCTCGCTGGGTAG
- a CDS encoding Uma2 family endonuclease, with amino-acid sequence MCNSQAAYSALEALPMGWVGEILDEELVASPRPAPGQARAAFMLGVELGERLDPRRGGSGRWCFLRAPELRLGRDVLVPDLAGWRRDRLSEAPAPEEPFLTLAPDWICEVLAPSTAALDRTRKLPAYARAGVSHVWLVDPSARTLEVFQRVKRGWLLVDSFEGDAIVRAEPFSSLPLELTSLWLPSEPHLEVVR; translated from the coding sequence ATGTGCAACAGCCAGGCGGCGTACTCGGCTCTCGAGGCGCTGCCCATGGGATGGGTGGGAGAGATCCTCGACGAGGAGCTGGTGGCTTCGCCCCGGCCGGCGCCAGGTCAGGCCCGTGCCGCTTTCATGTTGGGTGTGGAGCTCGGTGAACGGCTCGATCCTCGGCGCGGTGGGTCCGGGCGCTGGTGCTTCCTCCGCGCTCCCGAGCTGCGGCTCGGCCGTGATGTGCTCGTGCCGGACCTCGCCGGCTGGCGCCGCGACAGGCTCTCCGAGGCCCCAGCTCCCGAGGAGCCGTTCCTCACCCTCGCGCCAGATTGGATCTGCGAGGTGCTCGCTCCCTCCACCGCCGCGCTCGACCGCACCCGCAAGCTGCCGGCCTACGCTCGCGCCGGCGTCTCTCACGTGTGGCTCGTCGATCCCTCCGCCCGCACGCTCGAGGTCTTCCAGCGCGTCAAGCGCGGCTGGCTCCTCGTCGACTCCTTCGAGGGCGACGCCATCGTCCGCGCCGAGCCCTTCTCCTCGCTCCCCCTGGAGCTCACCTCGCTGTGGCTACCCAGCGAGCCGCACCTGGAGGTGGTGCGCTGA
- a CDS encoding NAD(P)-dependent oxidoreductase produces the protein MRLTVFGATGRVGHTLVHDALGQGHEVTAYVRDPQRLGLKHGRLHVRKGSMEDGAAVAEALRGAEVVVSALGARDVTHAVTVVTEATRTLVAAMKTEGVQRLVTVGAAGLLPHPAGGLTGEHGLPPFLRHAFEDHRGAFQILQESGLDWVVVCPPVMPSGVKTGKYRTAVESLPTGGRQVYAEDVADFTLKAATGNELHRVRVGIVGD, from the coding sequence ATGCGGTTGACGGTCTTCGGAGCGACGGGGCGCGTCGGGCACACGCTGGTGCACGATGCGCTGGGGCAGGGGCACGAGGTGACGGCGTACGTCCGCGACCCACAACGACTGGGGCTCAAGCACGGGCGGCTCCACGTGCGCAAGGGCAGCATGGAGGATGGGGCCGCCGTGGCCGAGGCCCTGCGCGGCGCCGAGGTGGTGGTGAGCGCGCTGGGGGCTCGGGACGTGACGCACGCGGTGACGGTGGTGACCGAGGCCACGCGCACCCTCGTCGCGGCCATGAAGACCGAGGGTGTTCAACGGCTCGTCACCGTGGGCGCGGCCGGACTGCTTCCACACCCGGCCGGAGGGCTCACCGGGGAGCACGGCCTGCCCCCCTTCCTGCGTCACGCCTTCGAGGACCACCGGGGCGCGTTCCAGATTCTTCAGGAGAGCGGCCTGGACTGGGTGGTGGTGTGCCCGCCCGTCATGCCCAGCGGCGTGAAGACGGGCAAGTACCGCACGGCCGTCGAGTCCCTCCCCACGGGAGGCCGTCAGGTCTACGCCGAGGACGTGGCCGACTTCACCCTCAAGGCGGCCACCGGCAACGAGCTCCACCGCGTCCGCGTGGGCATCGTGGGCGACTGA
- a CDS encoding tRNA modification GTPase, with product MSSPPATLAALATAPAAGAVGILRLSGPAALEAGRLLAPGVPLSPTPRHAYLASFVDASGSVLDEGLFLFFRAPHSFTGEDVVELQAHGSPRLLRMLLARALEHPAVRLAGPGEFTRRAFLNGRIDLTRAEAVADLVAADSEAAVRAAASGLVGALTARVRALEEPLRSLHADLEGVLNFPEEAEGADDGAESRVAELRASADALLAEVGRGRLVRRGARVALYGPVNAGKSTLFNRLVGEERALVDDEPGTTRDVLEARVEWDGLAVSLLDTAGLREAPGRIEALGIARTREVLASVDLAVLVLPPGSRAAEARQWLLEAGATPVLRVSGKCDVVLGGDPHPDPLPEGEGIDSGSTPGTRTLSPSLSRRERGDGGDGLLVSGLTGQGVEALRSSVLSRLWGGGAPSAVALVSERHADALRRTADALSRAQLACRFSSLEVVSGELGLALEALGEVSGTSVFDALLDAIFQRFCIGK from the coding sequence ATGAGTTCCCCTCCCGCGACCCTCGCCGCGCTCGCCACCGCTCCCGCCGCCGGCGCCGTGGGCATCCTCCGCCTCTCCGGGCCCGCCGCGCTCGAGGCCGGACGGTTGCTCGCCCCCGGCGTCCCTCTCTCCCCCACCCCCCGCCACGCCTACCTGGCTTCCTTCGTCGATGCCTCCGGCTCCGTGCTCGACGAGGGCCTCTTCCTCTTCTTCCGCGCACCCCACTCGTTCACCGGCGAGGACGTCGTCGAGCTCCAGGCCCATGGCAGCCCCAGGCTCCTGCGCATGTTGCTCGCTCGGGCCCTCGAGCACCCCGCCGTGCGCCTCGCCGGGCCCGGTGAGTTCACCCGCCGCGCCTTCCTTAATGGCCGCATCGACCTCACCCGCGCCGAGGCCGTCGCCGACCTCGTCGCCGCCGACTCCGAGGCCGCCGTCCGTGCCGCCGCCTCTGGCCTCGTGGGCGCGCTGACCGCTCGCGTTCGCGCCCTCGAGGAGCCGCTGCGTTCCCTCCATGCCGACCTGGAGGGCGTGCTGAATTTCCCCGAGGAGGCCGAGGGCGCCGATGACGGCGCGGAGTCGCGTGTCGCCGAGCTGCGCGCCTCCGCCGATGCCTTGCTCGCCGAGGTGGGTCGTGGACGCCTTGTTCGCCGTGGCGCTCGCGTCGCCCTCTACGGGCCCGTCAATGCCGGCAAGTCCACCTTGTTCAACCGGCTCGTGGGCGAGGAGCGCGCCCTCGTCGATGACGAGCCCGGGACCACTCGCGATGTCCTGGAGGCCCGCGTCGAGTGGGACGGGCTCGCCGTGTCCCTGCTCGATACCGCGGGTCTTCGTGAGGCTCCCGGGCGCATCGAGGCCCTGGGCATTGCTCGCACCCGTGAGGTACTCGCCTCCGTCGACCTCGCCGTGCTCGTCCTTCCTCCCGGCTCCAGGGCGGCAGAGGCCCGACAGTGGCTCCTCGAGGCCGGGGCCACTCCGGTTCTTCGTGTCTCGGGCAAGTGTGACGTGGTCCTCGGGGGAGACCCTCACCCTGACCCTCTCCCAGAGGGAGAGGGGATTGACTCGGGCTCAACCCCGGGGACACGTACCCTCTCCCCGTCCCTCTCCCGGAGGGAGAGGGGTGATGGGGGCGATGGGTTGCTTGTGAGTGGACTCACAGGTCAGGGCGTCGAGGCTCTTCGCTCCTCTGTCCTCTCCCGCTTGTGGGGCGGTGGTGCCCCCTCCGCCGTCGCCCTCGTCTCCGAACGGCATGCCGATGCCCTCCGGCGCACCGCGGACGCCCTCTCCCGCGCCCAGCTCGCCTGCCGCTTCTCCTCCCTCGAGGTCGTCTCCGGTGAGCTCGGTCTCGCCCTCGAGGCCCTCGGCGAGGTCTCCGGTACCTCCGTCTTCGACGCCCTCCTCGACGCCATCTTCCAGCGCTTCTGCATCGGAAAGTAG
- the rnpA gene encoding ribonuclease P protein component, translating to MTAEGQAPARDERFPKAVRLLRRREFLEVQEGGQKIPSDCLLGLARPNGKPYSRVGLTVSSKVGNAVVRARLRRLLRELFRKRRAQWPPGVDVVLVVRQSAKDASFPEMSRAFDGVTRKLQRLFPSGPRESAR from the coding sequence GTGACGGCCGAGGGCCAGGCGCCTGCTCGCGATGAGCGCTTCCCCAAGGCTGTCCGCCTGCTCCGGCGGCGCGAGTTCCTCGAGGTCCAGGAGGGTGGTCAGAAGATTCCTTCCGACTGCCTCCTGGGGCTCGCCAGGCCCAACGGCAAGCCGTATTCCCGCGTGGGCCTCACCGTTTCCAGCAAGGTGGGCAATGCCGTGGTGCGTGCCCGCCTGCGTCGGCTCCTGCGCGAGCTCTTCCGCAAGCGTCGGGCGCAATGGCCTCCGGGTGTCGACGTAGTCCTGGTCGTGCGCCAGTCCGCCAAGGACGCTTCCTTCCCGGAGATGTCGCGGGCCTTCGATGGAGTCACCCGCAAGCTGCAGAGGCTGTTTCCGTCAGGCCCCCGGGAGTCCGCCCGATGA
- the yidD gene encoding membrane protein insertion efficiency factor YidD: MSPLAYLLALPIRFYKRFLSPLLPPACRFHPTCSVYALEALQKHGALRGLRLTLWRLLRCQPFHPGGFDPVP; the protein is encoded by the coding sequence ATGAGCCCGCTCGCCTACCTGCTCGCGTTGCCCATCCGCTTCTACAAGCGGTTCCTCTCGCCGTTGCTTCCCCCGGCCTGCCGCTTCCACCCCACCTGCTCCGTGTACGCCCTGGAGGCGCTCCAGAAGCACGGCGCCCTTCGCGGCCTCCGCCTCACCCTCTGGCGCCTCCTGCGTTGCCAGCCCTTCCATCCGGGCGGCTTCGACCCGGTGCCTTGA
- the dnaA gene encoding chromosomal replication initiator protein DnaA, with translation MNALARPLTHTPSAENLWERMLDCLRQDKRDYALGWIGRMQPLEVREGVLVLGVPDRFYRDWVDDHYRALMEATLAKVTNEATSLAYEVVEGLAPAPTLQPAPQVKSAGGARPPRLNARFTFQSFVVADSNQLAAAAAHAVAESPGRAYNPLYVYGGTGLGKTHLLHAIGNKIWERDPTQRVVYLSSEQFTNEYIESVREQRMPEFRRKFRDECDVLLIDDVQFLGRKEETQREFFHTFNTLHELGKAIILTSDMVPAEVPGLEERLRSRFSMGLITDIQEPSFETRVAILQKKAALEGLDLPDEVAHFIARAIQKNVRELEGALVKVSAIHSLSRQPVTVDFVSHVLKDVLPTRQVVDVESIQREVARYYKVPVEALKEDRRHKALAHARQVAMYLSRKLTKGSFPEIAARFNKDHSTVISAVRKVEKLRETDAGVKRELDELESKLVGE, from the coding sequence GTGAACGCGCTCGCCCGACCTCTGACCCACACGCCAAGTGCCGAGAATCTCTGGGAGCGGATGCTCGACTGCCTGAGGCAGGACAAGCGGGACTATGCCCTGGGGTGGATCGGCCGGATGCAGCCCTTGGAGGTCCGCGAGGGCGTGCTGGTGCTGGGAGTGCCGGACCGGTTCTACCGGGACTGGGTGGACGACCATTACCGGGCGTTGATGGAGGCGACGCTGGCGAAGGTGACGAACGAGGCGACGTCACTGGCGTACGAGGTGGTGGAGGGGCTGGCGCCGGCGCCGACGCTGCAACCCGCACCGCAGGTCAAGTCGGCGGGAGGGGCGAGGCCGCCGCGGTTGAACGCGCGGTTCACGTTCCAGAGCTTCGTGGTGGCGGACAGCAACCAGCTGGCGGCGGCGGCGGCGCACGCGGTGGCGGAGAGCCCGGGGCGGGCCTACAACCCGCTCTACGTGTATGGAGGGACGGGGCTGGGCAAGACGCACCTGCTGCACGCCATTGGCAACAAGATCTGGGAGAGGGATCCGACGCAGCGGGTGGTGTACCTGTCGAGCGAGCAGTTCACGAACGAGTACATCGAGAGCGTGCGAGAGCAGCGGATGCCGGAGTTCCGGAGGAAGTTCCGGGACGAGTGCGACGTGCTGCTGATCGACGACGTGCAGTTCCTGGGACGGAAGGAAGAGACGCAGCGGGAGTTCTTCCACACGTTCAACACGCTGCACGAGCTGGGCAAGGCGATCATCCTGACGAGCGACATGGTGCCGGCGGAGGTGCCCGGGCTGGAGGAGCGGCTGAGGAGCCGGTTCAGCATGGGGCTCATCACGGATATTCAAGAGCCGAGCTTCGAGACGCGGGTGGCGATCCTGCAGAAGAAGGCGGCGCTGGAGGGGTTGGATTTGCCGGACGAGGTGGCGCACTTCATCGCGAGGGCGATCCAGAAGAACGTGAGGGAGCTGGAGGGGGCGCTGGTGAAGGTGAGCGCGATCCACTCGCTGTCGAGACAACCGGTGACGGTGGACTTCGTGTCGCACGTATTGAAGGACGTGCTGCCGACGCGGCAGGTGGTGGACGTGGAGAGCATCCAGCGAGAGGTGGCGAGGTACTACAAGGTGCCGGTGGAGGCGCTGAAGGAGGACCGGAGACACAAGGCGCTGGCGCACGCGAGACAGGTGGCGATGTACCTGAGCCGGAAGCTGACGAAGGGTTCGTTCCCGGAGATCGCGGCGAGGTTCAACAAGGACCACTCGACGGTGATTTCAGCGGTGCGCAAGGTGGAGAAGCTGCGCGAGACGGACGCGGGAGTAAAGCGAGAGCTGGACGAGCTGGAGTCGAAGCTGGTCGGCGAGTAG
- the rpmH gene encoding 50S ribosomal protein L34: MSKRTYQPSKIKRNRTHGFRKRNSTRAGQDVLSRRRAKGRKRLVVSAYKK, encoded by the coding sequence GTGTCCAAGCGCACCTACCAGCCGTCGAAGATCAAGCGCAACCGCACCCACGGGTTCCGCAAGCGCAACTCCACCCGGGCGGGCCAGGACGTGCTCAGCCGCCGCCGCGCCAAGGGCCGTAAGCGCCTCGTGGTGTCCGCGTACAAGAAGTAG